In one bacterium genomic region, the following are encoded:
- a CDS encoding Xaa-Pro peptidase family protein: MTKREHLETTLRREMESAGVDAVIGVSPENVQHLAGVFIISQRMISDRLAFAVYPRRGAPFFVVSTVVEYTARTQSWIDDIVPYTEHAVLPVEGLVQALRDRGLSRGRIWIETGYLPTRDGDTLRKALPDLELLDAERLLNRSRMIKTPEEIRYMTEIARVWETAVHAGYAATTAGEPERSIVRRMTQHLHAGGADWVPFVSFASGPERTLIAHSVPDETPVGRGQIMRLDMVGFFRGYYTDFGRMAIVGDPSPAQRDAYRKIITLQREMIQRAKPGRRASDLYRESVAIGKDLGMDFEMDAIGHSLGLRLHEYPILNRFEEETLAPEMLICVEIAHAFAGLGRFHVEDLVRVTDRGGERLTTHIDTSEMLVVGG; this comes from the coding sequence GTGACGAAACGGGAGCATCTCGAGACGACCCTGCGACGCGAAATGGAATCGGCCGGGGTGGACGCCGTGATCGGCGTGTCGCCTGAGAACGTGCAGCACCTGGCCGGGGTGTTCATCATCAGCCAGCGGATGATCAGCGATCGCCTGGCGTTCGCGGTCTACCCGCGCCGAGGGGCCCCGTTCTTCGTGGTCAGCACCGTCGTCGAGTACACGGCGCGGACGCAGTCCTGGATCGACGACATCGTGCCGTACACGGAGCACGCGGTGCTGCCGGTGGAAGGGTTGGTCCAGGCGCTCCGGGATCGGGGGCTGTCGCGGGGGCGCATCTGGATCGAGACCGGCTATCTGCCTACGCGGGACGGGGATACCCTCCGCAAGGCCCTGCCCGACTTGGAGCTCCTCGATGCGGAGCGCCTGCTGAACCGCTCGCGCATGATCAAGACGCCGGAGGAGATCCGGTACATGACCGAGATCGCGCGCGTGTGGGAGACCGCGGTGCACGCCGGGTACGCCGCGACCACCGCGGGTGAGCCGGAACGGTCGATCGTGCGCCGGATGACCCAACATCTCCACGCCGGTGGAGCAGACTGGGTGCCGTTCGTGAGTTTCGCGTCCGGCCCCGAACGGACGCTGATCGCGCACTCCGTGCCCGACGAAACGCCGGTGGGGCGCGGGCAGATCATGCGCCTCGACATGGTCGGGTTCTTCCGCGGGTACTACACGGACTTCGGCCGGATGGCGATCGTTGGCGATCCGTCGCCCGCGCAGCGCGACGCGTACCGCAAGATCATCACGCTGCAGCGGGAGATGATTCAACGGGCGAAGCCGGGGCGGCGGGCGTCCGACCTCTACCGCGAGTCGGTGGCGATCGGCAAGGACCTCGGCATGGACTTCGAGATGGACGCGATCGGGCACAGCCTGGGCCTGCGCCTGCACGAGTATCCGATCCTCAATCGGTTTGAAGAGGAGACGTTGGCCCCGGAGATGCTGATCTGCGTTGAGATCGCCCACGCCTTCGCCGGCCTCGGGCGGTTCCACGTCGAGGACCTCGTCCGGGTGACCGACCGCGGCGGCGAGCGGCTGACGACCCACATCGATACGAGCGAGATGCTCGTCGTCGGGGGGTAG